The Flavobacterium piscisymbiosum genome includes a region encoding these proteins:
- a CDS encoding DUF4238 domain-containing protein, whose amino-acid sequence MAGNLVKRQHFVPRTYLKHFARQDGQDYLICALPNSSTDKDKIFEVNIKNIGLEKDFYTLPGETDDQKMAIENFYAEEFEQHYSTIYDILVNPVKTEVTPEERKLIISTVITMYYRTTKWVNASKSLMSRVFYQMFQLCEQTGKDYFVFEGEKISIAGKTLEQFTKEFNEERQPHMILTQLEVAFKLINIRVQVDAITVVRLGEDDLEFVISDNPVIASNPTATRFAPFDPNNLLYLPLDPKHMLILIPEKSEGLENRIFRRTSTGFMAAMEKLTSNYQQMENSEKFMMGTRDELESYLDTKDITEKPTAEMSEEDRAALQKFIGKFGI is encoded by the coding sequence ATGGCAGGAAATTTAGTAAAAAGACAGCATTTTGTTCCCCGTACTTACCTTAAGCATTTTGCCAGGCAGGATGGTCAGGATTATCTCATTTGCGCGCTGCCAAATTCGTCAACAGATAAAGATAAGATTTTTGAAGTAAATATCAAGAATATCGGTCTTGAAAAGGACTTTTATACTTTGCCAGGGGAAACTGATGACCAGAAAATGGCAATTGAAAATTTCTATGCTGAAGAATTTGAACAGCATTATTCTACCATTTATGACATTCTTGTCAATCCCGTAAAAACAGAAGTTACCCCTGAGGAAAGGAAGCTAATTATTTCTACGGTCATTACGATGTATTATCGCACAACTAAGTGGGTCAACGCAAGTAAGAGCCTTATGAGCAGGGTCTTCTACCAAATGTTCCAGCTTTGCGAGCAGACCGGGAAGGATTATTTTGTCTTTGAAGGTGAAAAAATATCCATTGCAGGAAAAACATTGGAGCAGTTTACCAAGGAGTTCAATGAAGAGCGACAGCCCCATATGATATTGACCCAACTGGAGGTTGCCTTCAAGCTGATCAATATCCGAGTACAGGTGGATGCCATAACGGTGGTAAGGCTGGGAGAAGACGATTTGGAATTTGTGATAAGCGATAATCCCGTTATAGCTAGTAATCCGACGGCTACACGATTTGCACCTTTCGACCCCAACAACTTATTGTATCTGCCTCTGGATCCAAAACACATGCTGATTTTGATTCCTGAAAAATCGGAAGGCTTAGAAAACAGAATATTCAGGAGAACTTCAACCGGTTTCATGGCGGCAATGGAAAAGCTGACTTCCAATTACCAGCAGATGGAGAATTCTGAAAAGTTCATGATGGGAACCAGAGATGAATTGGAATCCTATCTCGACACCAAAGACATTACGGAAAAGCCTACTGCTGAAATGAGTGAAGAGGAC